One Punica granatum isolate Tunisia-2019 chromosome 3, ASM765513v2, whole genome shotgun sequence genomic window carries:
- the LOC116198461 gene encoding proliferating cell nuclear antigen-like, protein MLELRLVQGSLLKKVLEAIKDLVNDANFDCSATGFSLQAMDSSHVALVALLLRSEGFEHYRCDRNMSMGMNLNNMSKMLKCAGNDDIITLKADDGSDTVTFMFESPTQDKIADFEMKLMDIDSEHLGIPEAEYHAIVRMPSAEFARICKDLSSIGDTVVISVTKEGVKFSTRGDIGTANIVCRQNTTVDKPEEATIIEMTEPVTLTFALRYMNSFTKATPLSNTVTISLSSELPVVVEYKIAEMGYIRFYLAPKIEEDDEEAKS, encoded by the exons ATGCTCGAGCTCAGGCTAGTCCAGGGGTCGCTCCTCAAGAAGGTCCTGGAAGCGATAAAGGACCTGGTCAACGATGCGAACTTTGATTGCTCGGCGACCGGGTTCTCCCTCCAGGCCATGGACTCCAGCCACGTGGCTCTCGTTGCGCTGCTCCTCAGATCGGAAGGCTTCGAGCACTACCGTTGCGACAGGAACATGTCCATGGGGATGAACCTCAACAACATGTCCAAGATGCTCAAGTGCGCCGGCAATGATGACATCATCACCCTAAAAGCTGACGACGGCAGCGACACCGTCACGTTCATGTTCGAAAGCCCCA CCCAGGATAAAATCGCAGATTTTGAGATGAAACTGATGGACATTGACAGTGAACATTTGGGAATCCCAGAAGCGGAGTACCATGCGATTGTCAGGATGCCTTCAGCTGAGTTTGCTAGGATCTGCAAGGATCTAAGCAGCATTGGCGACACTG TTGTGATATCTGTGACAAAAGAAGGTGTAAAGTTCTCCACGAGAGGTGATATAGGAACTGCAAATATCGTCTGCCGACAAAATACCACAGTAGACAAG CCTGAAGAAGCAACCATTATCGAGATGACTGAGCCAGTAACATTGACGTTTGCACTGAGATACATGAACTCTTTCACAAAGGCAACCCCATTATCAAACACGGTGACCATCAGTCTGTCTTCTGAACTTCCTGTTGTAGTCGAGTACAAGATTGCAGAGATGGGCTATATAAGATTTTACTTGGCCCCCAAGATAGAAGAAGATGACGAAGAAGCTAAATCTTAA
- the LOC116199780 gene encoding mitochondrial uncoupling protein 2-like isoform X1, with the protein MSFIETFLCSAFAACFAEFCTIPLDAAKVRLQLQKKAPASEGSPKYRGLLGTVATIAREEGLSALWSGIIPGLHRQCIYGGLRIGLYGPVKSFLGGSDLAEDTSLFQKVLAALLTGAVAIVVANPTDLVKVRLQAEGKLPAGVPGRYSGALNAYATIAKQEGLGALWTGLGPNIARNAVINAAELASYDQVKMTILKIPGFVDNVLTQILAGLGAGFFAVCIGSPIDVVKSRMMGDSTYRSTLECFMKTWKHEGIFAFYKGFLPNFGRLGSWNVVMFLTFEQAKKFLTGAA; encoded by the exons aTGTCGTTCATCGAGACCTTCTTGTGTAGCGCCTTCGCTGCTTGCTTCGCCGAG TTCTGTACTATCCCTTTGGATGCTGCCAAAGTGAGGCTGCAGCTTCAGAAGAAAGCCCCAGCTTCTGAGGGAAGTCCTAAGTACAGGGGTTTGCTGGGTACTGTTGCGACTATTGCTCGGGAGGAAGGACTATCAGCTCTGTGGAGTGGCATTATCCCAGGATTACATCGCCAGTGCATTTATGGAGGGTTAAGGATTGGGCTCTATGGTCCG GTCAAATCTTTTTTGGGTGGCAGTGACTTGGCCGAGGACACCTCTCTGTTCCAAAAAGTACTTGCTGCCCTCCTGACCG GTGCTGTAGCAATTGTTGTGGCCAACCCTACTGATCTCGTCAAAGTCCGGCTTCAGGCCGAAGGAAAGTTACCAGCCGGGGTGCCTGGGCGTTATTCTGGAGCTTTGAATGCTTATGCCACAATAGCGAAGCAG GAGGGACTAGGAGCTCTGTGGACTGGACTTGGACCAAACATAGCACGAAATGCTGTTATAAATGCTGCTGAACTTGCAAGTTATGATCAAGTTAAAATG AcgattttgaaaattccaGGGTTCGTGGACAATGTCTTAACTCAGATTCTGGCTGGTTTAGGGGCTGGTTTCTTCGCCGTATGCATTGGGTCTCCCATAGATGTG GTGAAATCGCGAATGATGGGAGACTCGACTTATAGGAGCACTCTTGAGTGTTTCATGAAGACTTGGAAGCATGAG GGAATTTTTGCCTTCTACAAGGGCTTTCTTCCCAACTTCGGACGGCTCGGATCATGGAATGTGGTCATGTTTCTCACTTTCGAGCAA GCCAAGAAGTTTCTCACAGGAGCAGCATAA
- the LOC116199780 gene encoding mitochondrial uncoupling protein 2-like isoform X2 translates to MVRDLAEDTSLFQKVLAALLTGAVAIVVANPTDLVKVRLQAEGKLPAGVPGRYSGALNAYATIAKQEGLGALWTGLGPNIARNAVINAAELASYDQVKMTILKIPGFVDNVLTQILAGLGAGFFAVCIGSPIDVVKSRMMGDSTYRSTLECFMKTWKHEGIFAFYKGFLPNFGRLGSWNVVMFLTFEQAKKFLTGAA, encoded by the exons ATGGTCCG TGACTTGGCCGAGGACACCTCTCTGTTCCAAAAAGTACTTGCTGCCCTCCTGACCG GTGCTGTAGCAATTGTTGTGGCCAACCCTACTGATCTCGTCAAAGTCCGGCTTCAGGCCGAAGGAAAGTTACCAGCCGGGGTGCCTGGGCGTTATTCTGGAGCTTTGAATGCTTATGCCACAATAGCGAAGCAG GAGGGACTAGGAGCTCTGTGGACTGGACTTGGACCAAACATAGCACGAAATGCTGTTATAAATGCTGCTGAACTTGCAAGTTATGATCAAGTTAAAATG AcgattttgaaaattccaGGGTTCGTGGACAATGTCTTAACTCAGATTCTGGCTGGTTTAGGGGCTGGTTTCTTCGCCGTATGCATTGGGTCTCCCATAGATGTG GTGAAATCGCGAATGATGGGAGACTCGACTTATAGGAGCACTCTTGAGTGTTTCATGAAGACTTGGAAGCATGAG GGAATTTTTGCCTTCTACAAGGGCTTTCTTCCCAACTTCGGACGGCTCGGATCATGGAATGTGGTCATGTTTCTCACTTTCGAGCAA GCCAAGAAGTTTCTCACAGGAGCAGCATAA
- the LOC116199778 gene encoding protein GRAVITROPIC IN THE LIGHT 1-like produces the protein MFPNVLLLCSFRPGSSRTKKKANRGKLEINAEDHGYSQYPVMHNGRPVPVNERDRSAAQRYECNAPAREKNSSGRKKVSNFCDVIQRVAASCLLRPLTASWQDPEEMPRSLAEECNWEYDEYYRGQILMEDQEDDGSHKIRFSELQILMNQMFDAVSAVKRAYMGLQEAHCTWDPERMRAADVAVVEELTRLGDLWEKWRRRSETMGKLEGGWKARGAGGGSRPREVVVPPYEAVVEQLKKEVKARGVEVDRLKKKLNVASDGKKARSQSKRKVSCCQGLVATSLMPELFDLTMCQVREASKSFTSLLLSHMRAAHWDISAAVRSIEASAAAALSVNGVHHAKHALKSYISRKIFQGFEHETFFMDRSLSSLLNPEQYRHDCFTQYQDMKAIDPIELLEVLPACNFSKFCSRKYLSIIHPKMEVSFFGNLEQRRQLMAGKHPRSQFYRDFLGLAKAVWLLHLLAFSLDPPPSLFEADRGAEFHPQYMESVVKGTMGLVPLGQTVGFPVSPGFKLGNGTVIKARVYLFSQPWEKHINS, from the exons ATGTTCCCAAATGTGTTACTGCTTTGCTCCTTTCGTCCAGGCAGTTCCAG GACTAAGAAGAAAGCTAATAGAGGAAAGCTTGAGATCAATGCCGAGGATCACGGGTACTCGCAGTATCCGGTCATGCACAATGGCCGGCCAGTTCCAGTTAACGAGCGAGACAGGTCTGCTGCTCAGCGATATGAGTGCAATGCTCCCGCTCGGGAGAAAAATTCAAGTGGAAGGAAGAAAGTCTCGAACTTCTGTGATGTGATTCAGCGTGTCGCTGCATCGTGCTTGCTCCGCCCTCTCACGGCCAGCTGGCAGGATCCTGAAGAGATGCCACGGTCGCTTGCTGAGGAGTGCAATTGGGAGTACGATGAGTACTACAGGGGGCAAATACTGATGGAAGATCAAGAGGATGATGGAAGCCATAAGATCAGGTTCTCGGAGCTGCAAATACTAATGAATCAGATGTTCGATGCTGTTTCGGCAGTTAAGAGGGCCTACATGGGGCTGCAAGAGGCGCATTGCACGTGGGACCCAGAGAGGATGAGAGCTGCTGATGTGGCGGTGGTGGAGGAGCTGACGAGGCTCGGGGATCTATGGGAGaagtggaggaggaggagcgaGACAATGGGCAAGTTAGAAGGTGGCTGGAAGGCGAGAGGTGCAGGTGGCGGATCGAGGCCGAGGGAGGTGGTTGTGCCGCCGTATGAGGCAGTGGTGGAGCAGCTGAAGAAGGAGGTGAAGGCGAGGGGAGTGGAGGTTGACAGGCTAAAGAAGAAGCTGAATGTGGCCAGTGATGGAAAGAAGGCCAGGTCCCAATCAAAGAGGAAAGTCAGCTGCTGTCAAGGTTtag TTGCGACATCTCTGATGCCGGAGCTATTTGACCTGACGATGTGTCAAGTGAGAGAGGCGTCCAAATCCTTCACGTCCCTTCTCCTTTCCCACATGCGTGCCGCCCACTGGGACATTTCTGCTGCGGTCCGATCCATTGAAGCTTCAGCTGCTGCTGCATTATCAGTGAACGGGGTTCACCATGCAAAGCATGCCCTCAAGTCGTACATCTCCCGGAAAATCTTCCAGGGCTTCGAACATGAGACTTTCTTCATGGACAGAAGCCTCTCGTCGCTCCTCAACCCAGAACAATACCGTCACGACTGTTTCACCCAATACCAGGACATGAAAGCCATTGATCCAATCGAGTTGCTGGAGGTCCTGCCTGCCTGCAACTTCAGTAAGTTCTGCTCTAGGAAATACCTCTCCATCATCCACCCCAAAATGGAGGTGTCCTTCTTCGGCAATTTGGAGCAGCGTAGACAGTTAATGGCCGGTAAACATCCTAGGTCCCAGTTCTACCGCGATTTCCTGGGACTTGCTAAAGCAGTTTGGCTGCTTCACTTGCTTGCTTTCTCTCTCGACCCGCCACCGAGTCTGTTCGAGGCAGATCGGGGGGCAGAGTTTCATCCTCAGTACATGGAAAGCGTGGTGAAGGGCACTATGGGGCTGGTCCCTCTGGGCCAGACTGTGGGTTTTCCTGTCAGCCCAGGTTTCAAGCTCGGGAATGGAACCGTGATCAAGGCTAGGGTCTACTTGTTCAGTCAACCGTGGGAGAAACATATAAATTCATAA